The following proteins are co-located in the Bosea sp. AS-1 genome:
- a CDS encoding ubiquinol-cytochrome C chaperone family protein, which produces MDALFGRVAEASREPALYLDGGIPDSFEGRFESLTLHMFLVLRRLRELPAPAGDLSQELTDACFAYLELGFRNGGVSDIAVPKRMKKIGQMFYGRIQAYEAAFAAADPEALVETLRRNASSLGASALAAYLREAQTGLALLDLDEILRREPLFPAFANQEAVHDA; this is translated from the coding sequence GTGGATGCGTTGTTCGGGCGCGTCGCGGAAGCGTCGCGTGAGCCCGCGCTCTATCTGGATGGCGGGATTCCCGACAGTTTCGAGGGTCGCTTCGAATCGCTGACGCTGCACATGTTCCTGGTGCTGCGGCGGCTGCGCGAGTTGCCGGCGCCAGCCGGCGATCTCTCGCAGGAGCTGACCGATGCCTGCTTCGCCTATCTGGAGCTCGGTTTCCGCAATGGCGGTGTCAGCGACATCGCGGTGCCCAAGCGAATGAAGAAGATCGGTCAGATGTTCTACGGCCGTATCCAGGCTTACGAGGCCGCCTTTGCTGCGGCCGACCCTGAGGCTCTGGTCGAAACCCTGCGCCGCAATGCTTCCTCGCTGGGGGCATCGGCTCTTGCCGCCTATCTGCGGGAAGCTCAGACCGGGCTCGCCTTGCTCGATCTCGATGAGATCTTGCGCCGCGAGCCGCTCTTTCCCGCCTTTGCAAACCAGGAGGCCGTGCATGACGCCTGA
- the sugE gene encoding quaternary ammonium compound efflux SMR transporter SugE: MAWLYLFIAGLFEVGWAIGLKYTHGFTRLVPTAFTLASMVISLGLLGLALKSLPVGTAYAVWTGIGTIGTAILGIALLGEPASALRLACIGLIVAGIVGLKLVSA; this comes from the coding sequence ATGGCCTGGCTCTATCTTTTCATCGCGGGACTGTTCGAGGTCGGTTGGGCGATCGGCCTGAAATATACCCATGGCTTCACGCGGCTCGTGCCGACCGCCTTCACCCTGGCCAGCATGGTGATCAGCCTCGGCTTGCTCGGGCTTGCCCTGAAGAGCCTGCCCGTCGGCACGGCTTACGCGGTCTGGACCGGTATCGGCACGATCGGTACCGCCATCCTCGGCATCGCGCTGCTGGGCGAGCCGGCGAGCGCGCTTCGGCTTGCTTGTATCGGTCTCATCGTGGCCGGCATTGTCGGGCTCAAGCTGGTTTCTGCCTGA
- the plsX gene encoding phosphate acyltransferase PlsX, giving the protein MTRPVTIALDAMGGDHGPSVVIPGAALMLERRPDARFVIFGDEKQVLPLLDQHPKLKAVTTFHHTEVSVKMDDKPSQALRYGRYKSSMWRAIDATKTGEADVTVSAGNTGALMAMSKFCLKSMAQVDRPAIACLWPTARGESIVLDVGATIGADARHLVDLAVMGAAMARVVFDLDRPTVGLLNVGVEEIKGVEAVKEAGRILREGDLPHLSYHGFVEGDDLGKGTVDVVVTEGFTGNIALKTAEGTARQIASYLRAAMGRSLMAKIGYLFARGAFAALREKLDPRKSNGGVFLGLEGIVIKSHGGTDAIGFASAAELGYEMAREDLMAKLREMVAASTQPALSTAQPAEAE; this is encoded by the coding sequence ATGACAAGACCGGTTACAATCGCGCTCGATGCGATGGGCGGGGATCACGGCCCCTCCGTCGTCATTCCCGGCGCAGCCTTGATGCTGGAACGGCGCCCGGACGCGCGCTTCGTCATCTTCGGCGACGAGAAGCAGGTTTTGCCGCTGCTCGATCAGCATCCGAAGCTCAAGGCCGTGACGACGTTCCACCACACCGAGGTCTCGGTGAAGATGGACGACAAGCCGAGCCAGGCTCTGCGCTACGGCCGCTACAAGTCCTCGATGTGGCGCGCGATCGACGCGACCAAGACGGGAGAGGCGGACGTCACCGTCTCGGCCGGCAACACCGGCGCACTGATGGCGATGTCGAAATTCTGCCTGAAGTCGATGGCGCAGGTCGATCGGCCGGCGATTGCCTGCCTATGGCCGACGGCCCGCGGCGAGAGCATCGTGCTCGATGTCGGCGCGACCATCGGCGCCGATGCCCGCCATCTCGTCGATCTCGCCGTGATGGGCGCCGCCATGGCCCGCGTCGTCTTCGACCTCGACCGGCCGACGGTCGGCCTGCTCAATGTCGGCGTCGAGGAGATCAAGGGCGTCGAGGCGGTCAAGGAGGCCGGCCGCATCCTGCGCGAGGGCGACCTGCCGCATCTGTCCTATCATGGCTTCGTCGAGGGGGATGACCTCGGCAAGGGCACGGTCGACGTGGTGGTGACGGAAGGTTTCACCGGCAATATCGCGTTGAAGACGGCCGAAGGCACGGCCCGCCAGATCGCCTCCTATCTGCGCGCGGCGATGGGCCGCTCGCTGATGGCGAAGATCGGCTATCTCTTCGCCCGCGGCGCCTTCGCGGCGTTGCGCGAGAAGCTCGATCCGCGCAAGTCCAACGGCGGCGTCTTCCTGGGGCTGGAAGGCATTGTCATCAAGAGCCATGGCGGCACGGATGCCATCGGCTTCGCCAGCGCTGCCGAACTCGGTTATGAGATGGCGCGCGAGGATCTGATGGCCAAGCTGCGCGAGATGGTTGCCGCGAGCACCCAGCCGGCGCTATCGACGGCGCAGCCGGCCGAGGCCGAATAG
- a CDS encoding alpha/beta hydrolase, protein MTATKADTGFIHVFETGSDPARKPLLLLHGTGGDERDLLPLGRAVAPGSSLLSPRGKVLEGAAPRFFRRLAEGVFDEQDLIRRTHELADFIGEARARYDLPAPIAVGFSNGANIAASLLLLRPEALAGAALLRAMPTLREPPRPDLTGKPVLLLSGALDPIVPAAESDGLATLLREAGASVEYRSLPSGHGLAQADIALLKDWLARN, encoded by the coding sequence ATGACCGCGACCAAGGCCGATACTGGCTTCATCCATGTCTTCGAGACGGGCAGTGACCCGGCTCGCAAGCCGCTGCTGCTCCTGCACGGCACCGGCGGTGACGAGCGCGACCTGCTCCCGCTCGGCCGCGCCGTTGCGCCGGGATCGAGCCTGCTCTCGCCGCGCGGCAAGGTGCTGGAAGGCGCCGCACCTCGCTTCTTCCGCCGTCTGGCGGAGGGCGTCTTCGACGAGCAGGACCTGATCCGTCGCACGCATGAGCTTGCCGATTTCATCGGCGAAGCCCGGGCACGCTACGACCTCCCGGCGCCCATCGCCGTCGGCTTCTCGAACGGCGCCAACATCGCGGCGAGCCTCTTGTTGCTACGGCCGGAGGCGCTTGCGGGCGCAGCGTTGCTGCGTGCGATGCCGACATTGCGCGAGCCACCGCGACCGGACCTGACCGGCAAGCCCGTGCTCCTGCTCTCGGGAGCGCTCGACCCTATCGTTCCGGCCGCTGAATCGGACGGGTTGGCGACCCTTTTGAGGGAAGCGGGGGCTTCGGTCGAATACCGCAGTCTGCCGTCCGGCCACGGGCTCGCCCAGGCCGATATCGCTCTGCTGAAGGATTGGCTGGCGCGCAACTGA
- a CDS encoding DUF177 domain-containing protein, giving the protein MTPDHGRASPFRHPIRVETIRLRGTEILLEADAGQRVAIAAALDLPSIEALTARYLLTRNGERVKLEGTIKAQLHQLCVVTLDPFPVALDVPVKLDFAPQDDALIAARRGDSGDADIDIEVMLNEQDPPEPIIDGVIDLGAITLEFLALSLDPYPRKPGVSFEAPAADAEETSPFAALAKLKRDAT; this is encoded by the coding sequence ATGACGCCTGATCACGGGCGCGCCTCGCCCTTCCGCCACCCCATACGCGTCGAGACGATCCGCCTGCGCGGCACCGAGATCCTGCTCGAAGCCGATGCCGGGCAGCGCGTCGCCATCGCGGCCGCGCTCGATCTGCCCTCGATCGAAGCGCTCACCGCGCGCTACCTGCTGACGCGCAACGGCGAACGGGTGAAGCTCGAAGGCACCATCAAGGCGCAGCTCCACCAACTCTGCGTCGTTACGCTCGACCCGTTCCCGGTCGCGCTCGACGTCCCGGTGAAGCTCGACTTCGCGCCGCAGGATGATGCGCTGATCGCGGCGCGTCGCGGCGATTCGGGCGATGCCGACATCGACATCGAGGTGATGCTCAACGAGCAGGACCCGCCGGAACCGATTATCGACGGTGTCATCGACCTTGGGGCGATCACCCTCGAATTTCTGGCGCTGTCGCTCGATCCTTATCCACGCAAGCCAGGGGTAAGCTTCGAGGCCCCGGCCGCTGACGCCGAGGAGACCTCGCCCTTCGCCGCGCTCGCGAAGCTGAAGCGGGACGCGACATGA
- a CDS encoding integration host factor subunit alpha: MSGQTVTRADLCEAVYQKIGLSRTEASKLVETVLDEICDAVARGENVKLSSFGSFVVRDKGERIGRNPKTGVEVPIEPRRVMVFKPSNVMKARINGQLGEGETE; the protein is encoded by the coding sequence ATGTCGGGGCAAACCGTGACTCGTGCGGATCTGTGCGAGGCTGTCTACCAGAAGATCGGGCTGTCGCGGACGGAAGCGTCGAAGCTGGTCGAGACAGTGCTCGACGAGATCTGCGATGCGGTCGCGCGCGGGGAAAACGTGAAGTTGTCCTCGTTCGGTTCGTTCGTCGTGCGAGACAAGGGCGAGCGAATCGGGCGTAATCCCAAGACTGGTGTCGAGGTGCCGATCGAGCCCCGTCGCGTGATGGTGTTCAAGCCCTCGAATGTGATGAAGGCCCGTATCAACGGGCAGTTGGGTGAGGGTGAGACTGAGTGA
- a CDS encoding beta-ketoacyl-ACP synthase III, giving the protein MSILRSQVIGCGSYLPARIVTNAELATLVDTSDEWIVQRTGIRQRHIAADDEPTSVVGLKAAQDAIADAGIDASEIDLIIVATATPDHTFPATATQIQAALGITGGAAFDVQAVCSGFVFALATADKFLSTGGARTALVIGAETFSRILDWEDRATCVLFGDGAGAVVLQAVPGKGTLADRGVLTTHIRSDGRYKDKLYVDGGAGSTKTVGFLRMEGKEVFRHAVNNLAETVRHTFAETGLTGADIDWFVPHQANRRIIDATADKLGISHDHVVLTVDRHGNTSAASIPLALAEAHKDGRIKPGQLVLVEAMGGGFTWGSALIRW; this is encoded by the coding sequence TTGTCCATTTTGCGCTCCCAGGTCATCGGTTGCGGCTCTTATCTCCCCGCCCGCATCGTCACCAATGCCGAACTTGCCACGCTCGTCGACACCAGCGACGAGTGGATCGTCCAGCGCACGGGTATCCGCCAGCGCCATATCGCGGCCGATGACGAACCCACCTCCGTGGTCGGGCTCAAGGCGGCGCAGGACGCCATCGCGGATGCCGGCATCGACGCCTCCGAGATCGACCTGATCATCGTCGCCACCGCGACGCCCGACCATACCTTCCCTGCGACCGCAACGCAGATCCAGGCCGCGCTCGGGATCACCGGCGGTGCGGCCTTCGACGTGCAGGCGGTCTGCTCCGGTTTCGTCTTCGCGCTGGCGACGGCCGACAAGTTCCTCTCGACCGGCGGGGCCAGGACCGCGCTCGTCATCGGCGCCGAGACCTTCTCGCGCATCCTCGACTGGGAGGACCGCGCGACCTGCGTACTCTTCGGTGACGGCGCCGGAGCCGTGGTGCTGCAAGCGGTACCGGGCAAGGGCACCCTGGCCGACCGCGGCGTGCTCACCACCCATATCCGCTCGGACGGGCGCTACAAGGACAAGCTCTATGTCGACGGTGGTGCAGGCTCGACCAAGACGGTCGGCTTCCTGCGCATGGAGGGCAAGGAGGTCTTCCGCCACGCCGTCAACAATCTCGCCGAGACCGTGCGCCACACCTTCGCCGAAACGGGCCTGACCGGCGCCGATATCGACTGGTTTGTGCCGCACCAGGCCAACCGCCGCATCATCGACGCTACGGCGGACAAGCTCGGCATCAGCCATGACCATGTCGTGCTGACCGTCGACCGGCACGGCAACACTTCGGCCGCCTCGATTCCGCTGGCGCTGGCCGAGGCGCACAAGGACGGTCGCATCAAGCCCGGTCAGCTGGTGCTGGTCGAGGCGATGGGCGGCGGTTTTACCTGGGGGTCGGCGTTGATCCGCTGGTGA
- a CDS encoding DoxX family protein has product MTDTRLAPYGALALRVALGTMFIAHAYLKLVIFTPAGFTGFLGQVGLPGFLAWPIMLAELIGGLAILLGFYGRYVSLLLIPVLLGALMVHAPNGWVFNAPNGGWEYPAFMALTAFAHALIGDGALAIRPERQLVQAKAALA; this is encoded by the coding sequence ATGACCGATACCCGCCTTGCTCCCTATGGTGCCCTTGCCTTGCGCGTCGCACTCGGCACGATGTTCATCGCCCACGCCTATCTGAAGCTCGTTATCTTCACCCCGGCCGGCTTTACCGGCTTCCTCGGGCAGGTCGGCCTGCCGGGTTTCCTCGCCTGGCCGATCATGCTGGCCGAGCTCATCGGCGGCCTTGCCATCCTGCTCGGCTTCTACGGGCGCTATGTCTCGCTGCTGCTGATCCCGGTCCTGCTCGGCGCGCTGATGGTCCACGCCCCGAACGGCTGGGTCTTCAACGCCCCCAATGGCGGCTGGGAGTATCCAGCCTTCATGGCCCTGACCGCCTTCGCCCATGCCCTGATCGGCGACGGCGCCCTCGCGATCCGTCCAGAGCGGCAGCTGGTTCAGGCGAAGGCCGCGCTTGCCTGA
- a CDS encoding MerR family transcriptional regulator — protein sequence MDTKSPDAFRTISEVADDLDVPQHVLRFWETRFTQIKPLKRGGGRRYYRPDDVALLKGIRRLLYGEGYTIKGLQRILKEQGPRHVQAIGRGAPIGPAQDAGQPAMAPAAAGAAEQPAHEWAPPRQVVPEGLDDITVLTAVMAELGECRRILENALKPAAEPA from the coding sequence ATGGACACCAAGAGCCCGGACGCTTTCCGAACCATCAGCGAGGTTGCTGACGACCTCGATGTCCCACAGCATGTGCTCCGTTTCTGGGAAACGCGCTTCACCCAGATCAAGCCGCTGAAGCGCGGCGGTGGACGCCGCTACTATCGCCCTGACGATGTTGCCCTGCTCAAGGGCATCCGCCGCCTGCTTTACGGCGAGGGTTACACGATCAAGGGCCTGCAGCGCATCCTGAAGGAGCAGGGGCCGCGCCATGTCCAGGCGATCGGGCGCGGTGCGCCGATCGGCCCGGCGCAGGATGCGGGCCAGCCCGCGATGGCGCCGGCGGCCGCAGGTGCTGCGGAACAACCGGCCCATGAATGGGCGCCGCCACGTCAGGTCGTCCCGGAGGGGCTCGACGACATCACGGTGCTGACCGCGGTGATGGCCGAGCTCGGCGAATGCCGCCGCATCCTCGAGAACGCGCTCAAGCCGGCCGCCGAACCAGCTTGA
- a CDS encoding LysR family transcriptional regulator — MPEPRTGAGLAGDALECDITLAESGAMTSAPRPSLAKPLAWDDFRLIKAIADKRALPAAAAALGINHSTVFRRLGQIEDALGVRLFERHRSGYVATPAGEEMVQLAGRVDDDIHAFTRRLAGQEIKPAGELRIATNDTLLVDLLTPVFAKFLAQCPDIQLDVLIGNQAANLSKRDADIAIRATDNPPETLIGRKPARIAWALYGRSADFPGPELPSSEDLWRRKWVSLGEQFTMLSAVRYLARHVAPERVVYKLNTVLGLAEAVEAGIGVGFLPCFIGDARPGLTRLAPPDPDLSADLWLLTHPDLRHTPRVRLFLDFAAGELARLKPLVEGDRIGSSAREMAGGSPA, encoded by the coding sequence TTGCCTGAGCCACGCACCGGCGCCGGTCTCGCCGGCGACGCGCTTGAATGCGACATCACCTTGGCGGAGAGTGGCGCGATGACGTCCGCTCCCCGCCCTTCCCTTGCCAAGCCCCTGGCGTGGGACGATTTCCGCCTGATCAAGGCGATTGCCGACAAGCGGGCGCTGCCAGCCGCCGCAGCGGCCCTCGGCATCAACCATTCCACGGTGTTCCGGCGGCTCGGGCAGATCGAGGACGCGCTCGGCGTCCGATTGTTCGAGCGCCATCGCAGCGGCTATGTCGCGACGCCGGCAGGCGAAGAGATGGTCCAGCTCGCAGGCCGGGTTGACGACGACATCCACGCCTTCACGCGCCGGCTCGCCGGGCAGGAGATCAAGCCGGCAGGTGAACTGCGTATAGCGACCAACGACACATTGCTGGTCGACCTGCTGACGCCGGTCTTCGCGAAGTTCCTGGCACAGTGCCCGGATATCCAGCTCGACGTCCTGATCGGCAACCAGGCCGCCAACCTCTCGAAACGCGATGCCGACATCGCCATCCGCGCCACCGACAACCCGCCGGAAACGCTGATCGGCCGCAAGCCCGCCCGCATTGCCTGGGCGCTCTATGGTCGCAGCGCCGATTTTCCCGGCCCCGAGCTGCCGTCGAGCGAGGATCTATGGCGGCGGAAATGGGTTTCGCTGGGCGAGCAGTTCACCATGCTCAGCGCCGTGCGCTATCTCGCACGCCATGTCGCGCCGGAGCGGGTCGTCTACAAGCTCAATACGGTGCTCGGCCTGGCCGAGGCGGTCGAGGCGGGAATCGGCGTCGGCTTCCTGCCCTGCTTCATCGGCGATGCGCGACCGGGCCTGACGCGGCTGGCCCCGCCCGACCCCGATCTTTCCGCGGATCTCTGGCTCCTGACCCACCCCGATCTGCGACATACGCCGCGCGTCAGGCTGTTCCTCGATTTCGCCGCCGGCGAACTTGCGCGCCTCAAGCCGCTTGTCGAAGGCGACAGGATTGGCTCTTCCGCGCGGGAAATGGCGGGCGGAAGCCCGGCCTGA
- a CDS encoding ring-cleaving dioxygenase: MQTNGLHHVTAISGPARRNLDFYSRVLGLRLVKKTVNFDDPGTYHLYFGDAGAAPGSILTFFPWEHATPGRLGVGETQETVFRVPEGAIGFWAHRFVEQGVPHEAPMKRFGETVLSFRDPDGMRLALVGLPGVEAEPYWTEGGIGPESALRGFHSVSLLLADAAPTAAILTDVFGFAETAREDTLIRYAAPGTKVGGVIDLRVAGGFLPARQGAGLVHHIAFRAADDVAQEEMVRRLAANHGIRTTEQRDRNYFRSVYFREPGHVLFEIATDVPGFAVDEPAAELGRTLKLPAGLEMHRAQIEAVLPVLD; encoded by the coding sequence ATGCAGACCAATGGACTTCACCACGTCACCGCCATCTCGGGGCCGGCTCGCCGCAATCTCGATTTCTACAGCCGCGTCCTCGGCCTGCGCCTGGTCAAGAAGACCGTCAACTTCGACGATCCCGGCACCTATCACCTTTATTTCGGCGATGCGGGCGCCGCGCCGGGTTCGATCCTGACCTTCTTCCCCTGGGAGCACGCGACGCCCGGCCGCCTTGGCGTCGGCGAGACACAGGAGACCGTGTTCCGCGTTCCGGAAGGTGCGATCGGCTTCTGGGCGCATCGCTTCGTCGAGCAGGGCGTGCCGCACGAGGCGCCAATGAAGCGTTTCGGCGAGACCGTGTTGAGCTTCCGCGATCCCGACGGGATGCGGCTGGCGCTGGTCGGCTTGCCCGGAGTCGAGGCCGAGCCCTACTGGACGGAAGGCGGCATCGGCCCCGAGAGCGCGCTGCGCGGCTTCCATAGCGTCAGCCTGCTCCTCGCCGACGCCGCTCCGACGGCGGCGATCCTGACGGATGTCTTCGGCTTCGCCGAGACGGCTCGCGAAGACACGCTGATCCGCTATGCCGCGCCGGGCACGAAGGTTGGCGGCGTTATCGATCTGCGGGTTGCGGGCGGCTTCCTGCCGGCCAGGCAGGGTGCGGGTTTGGTGCACCACATCGCTTTCAGGGCCGCGGACGACGTGGCGCAGGAAGAGATGGTCCGCCGCCTCGCCGCGAACCACGGCATCCGGACCACGGAGCAGCGCGACCGGAACTATTTCCGTTCGGTCTATTTCCGTGAACCCGGCCATGTCCTGTTCGAGATCGCGACCGATGTGCCCGGCTTTGCCGTCGACGAACCGGCGGCTGAGCTCGGCCGCACGCTCAAGCTGCCGGCCGGGCTGGAAATGCATCGCGCCCAGATCGAGGCCGTGCTGCCGGTGCTCGACTGA